A genomic window from Lycium barbarum isolate Lr01 chromosome 4, ASM1917538v2, whole genome shotgun sequence includes:
- the LOC132638552 gene encoding uncharacterized protein LOC132638552 — MIQPLFALVFLEVAVVLTLVFRTPLRKPVLMALDRSKQGRGPVIVKSAGGTLFVVLVSILFNVTLMQNRATDSGTVNPTDQVLLATHLLEASLLGFSLFLALVIDRLHYYIKELRLLRKTVEAEKKTNQKAPVEDVTSKSPSKST; from the exons ATGATTCAACCATTATTCGCCCTTGTATTTCTTGAAGTGGCCGTGGTATTGACCCTCGTATTCCGAACCCCTTTAAGAAAACCGGTTTTGATGGCATTGGATAGATCAAAGCAAGGAAGGGGACCTGTGATAGTAAAGAGTGCTGGaggaactttatttgttgttTTGGTGTCAATCTTGTTCAATGTGACTTTAATGCAAAACCGTGCAACGGATTCTGGCACGGTCAATCCAACTGATCAAGTTCTATTGGCTACTCACCTCCTAGAAGCATCACTCTTGG GATTTTCTTTGTTCCTTGCTTTGGTCATAGATAGACTTCACTACTACATAAAAGAGCTCCGTCTGCTAAGGAAGACAGTGGAGGCAGAAAAGAAAACAAACCAGAAAGCCCCGGTGGAAGATGTCACATCTAAAAGTCCCAGCAAAAGTACATAG